One window from the genome of Cytobacillus oceanisediminis encodes:
- a CDS encoding 3D domain-containing protein, with translation MERKITKNIVIQNCLKIGAGIVVAGCVGFQFHENQELNKDLEALNHKYEKSVQELDEAAKANAQLLEQSQSLSQTAEKLKKDKGKLAKKSAQLEAKNKKLETKNTELEKSNRKLKLGLEAEKSQLRPVAKKPASQTVKVAEEKKPNKPAAKNVKTVVHGTASAYTASCNGCTGITASGERVERGMVAMAKWVPLGTKVRITSPAAPHVNGVYTVADRGGAIKGNRVDIFMESHSKAVAFGMKEVKIEILN, from the coding sequence ATGGAAAGAAAAATCACGAAGAACATAGTAATACAAAACTGCCTGAAGATTGGAGCAGGAATTGTAGTGGCTGGTTGCGTAGGATTTCAATTTCATGAGAACCAGGAATTGAATAAGGACTTAGAGGCCTTGAATCATAAATATGAAAAATCCGTCCAAGAGTTAGATGAAGCAGCCAAAGCAAATGCACAATTACTAGAGCAAAGCCAGTCTCTAAGCCAGACAGCGGAAAAGCTAAAAAAAGACAAAGGCAAATTGGCCAAGAAGTCTGCTCAGCTTGAAGCAAAGAACAAAAAGCTTGAGACTAAAAATACAGAGCTTGAAAAGAGCAACCGTAAGTTGAAGCTGGGCCTTGAAGCAGAAAAGAGCCAACTCAGGCCAGTAGCCAAAAAGCCGGCAAGCCAAACAGTCAAAGTGGCTGAAGAAAAAAAGCCAAATAAGCCAGCTGCTAAGAATGTGAAGACTGTTGTTCATGGTACAGCTTCAGCCTATACGGCAAGTTGCAATGGATGTACAGGGATTACTGCTTCCGGAGAAAGAGTGGAACGCGGGATGGTCGCCATGGCCAAATGGGTGCCACTTGGCACAAAAGTCAGGATTACAAGTCCTGCCGCTCCACATGTTAACGGAGTCTACACAGTAGCCGATAGAGGTGGAGCGATCAAAGGCAATCGAGTAGACATATTCATGGAATCCCACAGTAAAGCCGTTGCATTCGGTATGAAAGAAGTAAAGATCGAAATCCTCAACTAA